A region of Myxococcus stipitatus DSM 14675 DNA encodes the following proteins:
- a CDS encoding phage major capsid protein, whose amino-acid sequence MTPEQMQEVAKSLGPLVAAQLMEQAKGQRDGLASLLGAKSKPEDSQAPSILKNLNHFGAYLKAVVNAGRNPTREAVLEQAKRFGGSDVQKAVQESVFSSAGVLVPVQEAEEMIEFLRPDSVVLALGARTVPFKGELHYGKKTGSVTFKWIGEGEKVEKSQPSHGKVVLKAHKAMLLADISNDLLRNPRVGDAGVAEDVREAAADGMDDSAINGDGQGPNPKGVLAQLDSSHSKARSGTSANHYIADVDGMVEDVLKANIKLRRPGFLLHPTRETELLGLKDGGTWIFRDEMLSRGTLRGFPYKASTRIAPSRILFGTWDQLLYGVDTEFVLSEHDTRAEYDETTLRGICRGDFKLRHDKAFSERKGY is encoded by the coding sequence ATGACCCCCGAACAGATGCAGGAAGTGGCGAAGTCCCTGGGGCCCCTCGTGGCCGCGCAGCTCATGGAGCAGGCCAAGGGCCAGCGTGACGGGCTGGCGAGTCTCCTCGGCGCGAAGTCCAAGCCGGAGGACAGCCAGGCGCCCAGCATTCTGAAGAACCTGAACCACTTCGGCGCGTACCTGAAGGCAGTGGTGAACGCGGGCCGCAACCCCACGCGCGAGGCGGTGCTGGAGCAGGCCAAGCGCTTCGGTGGCTCCGACGTCCAGAAGGCGGTGCAGGAGAGCGTCTTCAGCTCGGCGGGCGTGCTGGTGCCGGTGCAGGAGGCAGAAGAGATGATTGAGTTCCTCCGTCCGGACTCCGTCGTCCTCGCGCTGGGCGCGCGCACGGTGCCCTTCAAGGGGGAGCTGCACTACGGGAAGAAGACCGGAAGCGTCACCTTCAAGTGGATTGGCGAGGGAGAGAAGGTGGAGAAGTCCCAGCCCTCCCACGGGAAGGTGGTCCTCAAGGCCCACAAGGCCATGCTTCTCGCGGACATCTCGAACGACCTGCTGCGCAACCCGAGGGTGGGAGACGCGGGAGTGGCCGAGGACGTCCGCGAAGCGGCGGCGGACGGCATGGACGACTCGGCCATCAACGGTGACGGGCAGGGCCCCAACCCCAAGGGCGTCCTCGCGCAGCTCGATTCCTCGCACTCGAAGGCTCGGAGTGGGACGAGTGCGAACCACTACATCGCGGACGTGGATGGAATGGTGGAGGACGTCCTCAAGGCGAACATCAAGCTGCGGCGCCCCGGCTTCCTGCTGCACCCGACCCGCGAAACGGAGCTGCTCGGTCTGAAGGATGGAGGCACCTGGATTTTCCGTGACGAGATGCTCAGTCGGGGCACCTTGCGTGGCTTCCCCTACAAGGCGTCCACGCGGATTGCGCCGAGTCGCATCCTCTTCGGGACGTGGGACCAACTGCTCTACGGCGTGGACACGGAGTTCGTGCTGTCCGAGCACGACACCCGGGCCGAGTACGACGAGACGACGCTCCGGGGAATCTGTCGTGGAGACTTCAAGCTGCGGCACGACAAGGCGTTCTCGGAGCGAAAGGGCTACTGA
- a CDS encoding HK97 family phage prohead protease yields MPCPLARARLFTVQKDAPEPAECAPRRYTFRANDGDFDRYNDRLSVQGWMLDAFNANPIVLYNHDDGSGGLFGTGRKDVLPIGKGRAYVQGDALLVDIEFDQEDDFARKVESKVARGILNAVSVRYLMHRYHENERGGFDCEQQELLEISVVTIPGNQRAVRVKELADERAGFIQDVARAVVAALDVRERNKAAPPPVPDVNALARHTAESLLQHLTLETHR; encoded by the coding sequence ATGCCCTGCCCTCTCGCCAGAGCCCGCCTCTTCACCGTTCAGAAGGACGCCCCGGAGCCCGCCGAGTGCGCGCCGAGGCGTTACACCTTCCGTGCCAATGACGGCGACTTCGACCGGTACAACGACCGGTTGAGCGTCCAGGGCTGGATGCTGGACGCATTCAACGCCAACCCCATCGTCCTCTACAACCACGACGACGGTTCCGGTGGTCTCTTCGGGACAGGCCGCAAGGACGTCCTGCCCATCGGGAAGGGGCGCGCCTACGTCCAGGGCGACGCCCTCCTGGTGGACATCGAGTTCGACCAGGAAGACGACTTCGCGCGCAAGGTCGAGAGCAAGGTGGCGCGGGGCATACTGAATGCCGTGTCGGTGCGCTACCTCATGCACCGCTACCACGAGAACGAGCGCGGCGGCTTCGATTGCGAGCAGCAAGAGCTACTCGAAATCTCCGTCGTCACGATTCCAGGCAACCAGCGCGCGGTGCGTGTGAAGGAGCTGGCCGACGAACGCGCCGGCTTCATCCAGGACGTAGCCAGGGCGGTGGTGGCTGCCCTCGACGTGCGCGAGCGGAACAAGGCCGCGCCGCCACCCGTCCCCGACGTCAACGCACTGGCCAGGCACACGGCCGAGTCCCTCTTGCAGCACCTCACCTTGGAGACGCACCGATGA